The sequence CTGGACCCGACTGTTGGAAATCGGCTAAATCATTCCAATAAACAGAACCAGAGCAGGAATGCAGGAGAATCAACGACTGCAGCAGGTAATACGTGACTGAAGACGTTTAGTTAGTCTGGCTGCTGAAGACCCAAAACAGCTCTGATTTTTTCACCTTTAATTTCAAAAGAGACCAGGATACGGAGGACCAAAGCCGCCGCGATCACAGAAATCTGTCTACAAATTAATATCTTAGCCATGGAATATTctaaaatcaattaaaatgtGAGATTATATTGATTTTATAGTTAATTGTAGTCATtttgggagggggggggggggggtcagacgTTTACTTTGTTGGTCTCTTTAATGAATCACATTTACAGTGTAAATGATTACGGttatttaatataattaattaatccataattataataataatttgattttattgatcatttttccgatatttttaaattaaagtaaaaacttGTCCAAATGTTTTGTGTCGTTTAAAATTAATTGCAACATGGAAACAATGATGGGCTAATCAtatatgtaatataaaatatgcttttattttaaggttATTTAAATGATAGAATATATCGCTAATTCTAAAATGATTTCATGCAGTTATTTATCTGACGGTTTACCTTcagtgttttttactttttcaaacgtttgaaacattaaaatcaTTTGAACGATTTTTAAATTCAtgagatgattttattttctgctgttcGTTTTCATCCTTGCAGCTCGAagctttttctctttaaaaactgaatttctgAAACACAATGTAAAATGAGCCCAGCTAGCGAGGCATTCAGCACATTAAAGACGAGGCTGTTTACAGAACCTCGGCCGGGTTTCTTCCTTCCTAACCCTGCAGCGACGAGGCAGAGGCCGCCAGAGGAAATGTTTGGGAGGACTTGGCCCACCGGCAGCAAACATCTCCAACAAAATGAGCCTCAAACATCCTCGACTCAGCAGCTGCAATCACACCGATGCTGATCTGGGGGatttctcctgaaaactcacAAACACGGCTGAACTACGATACCCGGGCCTGATCCGACATCATTTAAAGGTTTCAATTAACCTGAAAATATCCGAGTCAGAACCCCATCAGGCACTCAGTGCCCATCACTGGGACCCCGCCCCTTCAGGTGAGCACCCCTCCATCTGTTTATCTTTCATGATCTGATCTGCTGCCAGCAGCCCTTTAGAGCAGAGAGGAACAACAAACCTCCTCCTGAATCAAGCTGCAGCTTAAACCTCCTTCTGAACTTCAGTTATCTTTGTTATTAAccctttatttatacaggaaGTCTCATTGAGACACGAGTTCTCATTTACAGCAGACGTGTTAGAACGCACGTAAAACCTCACACAGAAGAAAACAGCGCCACCATGtttaaaatactcaataattCAGAACAGATAGAAATGCCTTGTTGTTGCCAGCTCTGAACATACGAAGATCTTCTCTTACGAGAAGGTTTATTTGATGACCCAAACACTAGATGGCTCCCAGGGTCTCTGTGAGGTTTTAAGACGCGTGAATCCAGCTGAGATGTTTCAAAGGTTTCCAGAATATCGCCGGAGGTTCCTTATGTGGTTCTATCAGTCCAAACCCAAGGCACAACTTTACAAAACCAGctcaaataaactgaaacaaacaaaaaccagggTGGGGGCGGGCCTccatcagccaatcacagcccTGCGAGACCCAACCCGCTGCATACTTGGACCCGGGCCTGTTCAGCCTGTGACGCTCCACAGTCCAGCTCTCAGCTGGAAAACTGAGCTGAAGTCTTTACAGTAACAGCAGGAATGAAGGTTTAAACAGGAAGAGATTCGCTCATTTTCACGCTGAACTAAGAACATGTCCCCTTTAAGGTTCTCTGTGTTTGAGCAGACAGACTGCAGCATGCATCTCCACCACCTCCGCACCGAGAACGTGTGAGCACCCACGTGTGTGAGAGCAGGTGTGCCTCACCGTGCACATCAGGCTGCATGTGCTTCCTACTTGCGGTGCTGGGGCTGCGCAGGCAGGTCTGTGGCGGCATGGCCGTGTGGACCGACGTGGTGGCGCGGCTGCTGAGGTCCACCACCGAGGGGGTGGGCGACGCGGGCGGTGGGGCCTGCAGCAGGGGGACCTGCGATGGTTGTGCCGCCTGCGCGGCCTGCTCGCTCTGAGCCGTGTTGGCCGGGATGCCGTTTTCTGACAGGAACTCCTCCAGGTCCATGTATTCAAGCTGGAAGTTGTCGCCGTCGTACGGCAGGGTCTTGTCCCACAGAGTCGGACCGAGGAAAGCAGACTGTGGGTGGCTGGCTGCGCTGCTCTCATCGTCCagcttcttctccttctccttccCAAACCCTGAAAAGAAGCACACACATGGTAACATGTCTCCGATTTCATCCTAAACTCAGTGTATCTAGAAGGACAGGAGCTAATATGATGAGGGGAAAAGACGACTCATTTCTCCTCTCCATGCAGGCTTCACTCCAGAAGCTCTGGAAACCCGACGTGGACAAAGAACGTTCTAAACGACAAACACAGCTGCACGGTTTATCAGCTCTGAATCATCATCACAATATCAAAGAACTGCTTGGTACCAGCTTATGGTACCAGCGCCATGCATGTAAATTCTGCCTGTAGTACATGCAGCCTGTTGGACGTTCACTGCCAGGAGCTAAGGTGTTCAGCAGGTGTTCAGCAGCAGCGTTACGATGACTTCCTGATGATGAGAAACCAGCCAGCAGATGTGCAGAGAAAGGTTTATTCAAGGTtcctacatatttttatttcaaaattccaAAGTTGAATTTTTTAAGCAGTTTTTTGATGGTGTTTGTGCAGCAGATGGGTTTTATTATCCTTATGTTTCACAGAAAAGGTTGGGTCCAATTGATCAATGTAATAAAGGGTTGTTTTGCTCGGTTTTTTGCCATCTAGACTAATTTAAATCAATAAGATATTTAACCTTTGACCTGTACGGTCAGGACTGAATTATCCtgcattaaatatttattctttaaacTTTGACATCATTATTCTGTTTgtataaatttgaaaaaagacAGTCTTAGTGCATTTTGTATTGAAATCATTATAAAGTAGTTTTGACATCAATAAAGCTGTAAATGATCCTTTTTTGTGTGGATTTATCTGTGGGTTCCAGGTAAGTTACCTAAAATCTACGATACAAAAACGTCACACTCAAGAACACGTGTCGCTCAAATATAAATTCCACTTTCTGACAAATTTTTAccagaaaattacaaaataaaaacgttTTGGAAACGATTTTTCCACACCTATCCAGACCTGCAGCTTGACTAAAGGGACATTCCAAACTTTTTAAGGCTGGGTATGAACCCAGGAAATATCAACTAGAAGCTCCTGGTTGGAATTGTGACTCTAAAGTTGGAGATTTCTCACAAATCCCAAATCCAACTTGTTTCTGTGAAGAAGAACACACTGTTATCAGCTTCTAGTGGTCTCCTGACTGGAACATGGACAACAGTGCATATGGTCAGTGGTAGTCGGTTGTAGTCCCTGTCCTAGATATGTCTGTAGTCTCCACTTGCACTACAATTCACTCAAAGCTCTGGTTAACCCTGTTGtttgtgcaccttttcctaccacattttttccatccactcaactttctattatCATGCTTGGACTCGgtaaacagccagcttcttttgtggcttaccctccaaAACACGGCTATAATTAACCATTATAACCTTTTCAATTATATTCTAATGTATTGAGATGCACAGGCAGGTGGGATGGATGCTGTTAAGGCTCATTTGTAAAACGTCTACCCATATCTCTTTCACTTGAAGCTTTAAAAATTGTTCACCAAGCCGTGAGAAATTTGCAGGCTGGCCCTTTAACGGTAAACATTATATGTCGTTCATATCAAATAACATCCATTCACATCGTCCTAAAACaggcttcaaaataaaagaaacgcCCTCTATCGATGAGTAGCGGTACTACTAATAAATCCACTTGAAGACAGCAGGGTTTAAAGGGTATAAACAGAACTTCCAAGCTAAAAACAGCACAGTCACAACACCAGCGCGGTTATATCGGGACTCTTATGTGTTCATTGAGAAAATAAGTACATGTTTTAGTCACCTGTTGGCTTCTTTCAGCTGAATATGACGCCAAAGCTGCCAGTTCTAAACATTATTCCTAAAACACGGCGCTTTCTGATTTCCTTAGCTGTGTCGCTCCCTGGCCAATCCATTTATCGTGTTTAATTTTTAACAAAGATCGTAAACTATAAAGACCGACCACTTCTACATAATTTGATTGACCCCTGTCCTTCTAGTCTGCTTAATCTGTCAAATCCACGGCCGCGTCTGAAGTGCGCCAACAAGCAGCCTGTGCACCTGAGTGCGCACTAAGTTTCGCACATTTAGAACTGCGTACCTTCATCGTGGTGAAACGGCAGCTTCAGCGGGTTTTCCAGCAGGGACTTCAGGACGCCGTGAGTCGGCGGCAGGAAAGTTGGGTTTAAGGGAAGAGGTCTGGCCATTTTCTCCATTTGACTTGAATAGAAGCAGGAGTAGAAAGATTAAAATGAGTCCTCCAACCCGgcaataaaaaaatcagaactCCCTGGCCGGCCCGTGGAGCAACCCACGCAGGTGGAAGAGAAGAGGCCGCGACtctgatggaggaggaggtgaccACGGTGGATGGCGGCTGGATGGCGGTCTGTCGCCGGGGCTCCCTGGCAGAGAGGTTGGAccggaggagaggaggagggcgGGGAGAACCGCTGCTGCACTCCTCGGTGCATGTGAGGAGACAGGCGCCAGTGACGTCAAAGAACCGGAGGGGGCGGGGTCGTGCTGCGTTCAGGCGCGTCAAGTAAAACCCCACTCCGGCTTGAATCCCTGCTACGCTGATAGTCGGGAAAACGCGGCCCCTCTTTTACAGGTTTCAGGGTGTTTTTCTGGGGCCATTATTGACCCCTCTTTTTTCTGCAGCATTTACCAGGATACAAACAAACTACCGGGGTAGAAATTTTCCCCAGAAACAGGCCCGAGTAGTACTTTTTACCAGGAACtttctgatggagttttaaCATTATAATAATTAAGTCAAATTTGCTTCAATTTATTCATAGCTCATATTTTCTGTTCACTTTAACAGTAACAGATTTCTAATCACCTGTTAACAGGCATGTGTAGTGAAAGAGGCTCTAATCCTTTAGTCAAGGCAATATTGTAAGGTTCGAAACAATTTATGTTCCgaagcacaaataaaaataataatttttaatttgGCACACATTTCgtagattttattaaatatttgtgcAAGTTCCAAACTACATCTGAAgtgatttaattcagttttacagTGTGAACGATCCCAAAATTCATGGCCAGAACATGGATTTTAATCTCCACCCCAGCTCTTGGAAGAACATGGAAGACCACAGCAGAAAAACCCCTTGAAACTTGTTTTAGTGGATGTTTTAG is a genomic window of Girardinichthys multiradiatus isolate DD_20200921_A chromosome X, DD_fGirMul_XY1, whole genome shotgun sequence containing:
- the LOC124862669 gene encoding hepatic leukemia factor-like, whose amino-acid sequence is MEKMARPLPLNPTFLPPTHGVLKSLLENPLKLPFHHDEGFGKEKEKKLDDESSAASHPQSAFLGPTLWDKTLPYDGDNFQLEYMDLEEFLSENGIPANTAQSEQAAQAAQPSQVPLLQAPPPASPTPSVVDLSSRATTSVHTAMPPQTCLRSPSTASRKHMQPDVHAPPSARDTPSPIDPESIQVPVTYEPDPADLALSSVPGQEMFDPRKCKFSAEELKPQPMIKKARKVFIPEDLKDDKYWARRRKNNVAAKRSRDARRLKENQIAIRAGFLEKENAALRVEVADLRKELGCCKNIVAKYEARHGPL